The Actinomycetota bacterium genomic interval ATTTCTCCTTCTGAGGGACAAATGTCCGATTTGCAAGAAAGCATATGATTTCTATAGTCATCTGCAACTCCGGCGCTTAAAATTTTTATTTTCATATCTCTGAAACTGGTTTGCGCTCCCGGTTCCTGTGAAAAGGCCCTGACCTTGTTTATTATGTCTCTGGAACCTGATGACCAGTCAATTATAAAATCTTTTTTTTCAAATAATCGGGTATAGCTCGGAATACCTGTCTGCGGATATGTTTCAATAAGTCCTTTGTCTATAAGCTCCAATACACTGTTTAAAAGCGGAGCCCCTATTGTTATTATTTTTTCTTCCAGCATCTCTTTATTCTCATAATCACCTATCCTGAATAAAGATTGCGCATAAATATCTCCTTCATCAAGATTTTCATTGATACGCATAATGCTTATACCTGAATGGCTGCAACCTTCAAGCAGTGTGGTTATTATAGGGGAAGGTCCCCTGAAGAGAGGCAGTGCCGAGGGGTGCACATTAATAACATTATCGCCGGCAAATTCAATAATTTTTTTCGGAATAATATGACCAAAACTGACTATTACAAAGCAATCAAAATTAATTTCTTTTATTTTTTCGTAAAAAACATCATCAAGTTTAACAACCTCTATGACTTTGATACCTTTGCCGGATGCAAAAACTTTTACAGGGTTGGGGATTGTTTTTTTTCCTCTTCCTGTAATTTTATCTGT includes:
- the fmt gene encoding methionyl-tRNA formyltransferase, with the translated sequence MKIIFFGSSDFSVPFLEYLYNAEHNIAAVVTNTDKITGRGKKTIPNPVKVFASGKGIKVIEVVKLDDVFYEKIKEINFDCFVIVSFGHIIPKKIIEFAGDNVINVHPSALPLFRGPSPIITTLLEGCSHSGISIMRINENLDEGDIYAQSLFRIGDYENKEMLEEKIITIGAPLLNSVLELIDKGLIETYPQTGIPSYTRLFEKKDFIIDWSSGSRDIINKVRAFSQEPGAQTSFRDMKIKILSAGVADDYRNHMLSCKSDICPSEGEIIAADKTNGVIVFCGRNEAVKLLELKPEGKNKISVHDFLNGYRVKTGEYFY